From the Alloalcanivorax dieselolei B5 genome, one window contains:
- a CDS encoding NRDE family protein, translated as MCIVLFRWQPGDAYPLAVSANRDEFHQRPAEPARWRGDVFCGLDLRAGGTWLGIHRDGRFAVVTNYREPVAERTVGELSRGLLPQAFLESHQSPELFCLSLEAEEHLYSGFNLLVGDRESLWYLSNRGPAAQPVKPGLHGLSNGVLDDPWPKVERGKQRLARALEGAPPNTPSLRDLLGVVVDPYQPPEEDLPDTGVERELERLVAPIFIQSQQYGTRASSAVLLPREGAPMMREQCWRADGEADGAPTDS; from the coding sequence ATGTGTATTGTTTTGTTCCGCTGGCAGCCCGGCGATGCCTACCCTCTGGCGGTTTCCGCCAATCGTGACGAATTCCACCAGCGCCCGGCGGAGCCCGCCCGCTGGCGCGGCGATGTGTTCTGCGGCCTGGATTTGCGGGCCGGCGGTACCTGGCTGGGCATCCATCGCGACGGCCGTTTCGCGGTGGTCACCAATTACCGCGAGCCGGTGGCCGAACGCACCGTCGGCGAGCTGTCCCGGGGGTTGCTGCCACAGGCCTTCCTGGAGAGCCATCAGAGTCCGGAATTGTTCTGTCTTTCGCTGGAAGCGGAAGAGCATCTTTACTCCGGTTTCAATCTGCTGGTGGGCGACCGTGAAAGCCTGTGGTACCTGAGTAACCGGGGGCCAGCGGCGCAGCCGGTGAAACCGGGCCTGCACGGTCTTTCCAACGGCGTCCTGGACGATCCCTGGCCCAAGGTGGAACGGGGCAAGCAGCGGCTGGCCCGGGCGCTGGAGGGCGCCCCACCCAACACACCCTCTCTCCGCGATCTGCTCGGCGTGGTGGTGGACCCTTACCAGCCGCCGGAAGAAGACCTGCCGGATACCGGCGTGGAGCGGGAGCTGGAACGGCTGGTGGCGCCGATCTTCATTCAGTCGCAACAGTACGGCACCCGCGCCAGTTCGGCGGTGCTGCTACCCCGGGAAGGGGCTCCGATGATGCGCGAGCAGTGCTGGCGGGCGGATGGCGAGGCGGACGGGGCGCCCACGGACAGTTGA
- a CDS encoding sulfite exporter TauE/SafE family protein, producing the protein MTLFLICALIGVFAGLLGGALGLGGGVVIVPPLIYLYHAMGIDPQVVAQLAVGTSLCTIIVTSISSVQAHHRAGFVRWPVAFRLGVGIVVGALIGAVIADQLSGPMLTRLFGVFAVLVALQMLLSGRRKQQQGEERVPGGAGLAGAGGVIGTISSLFGIGGGSLTVPFLSWCRLPMQNAVAISAACGLPIALAGTLGFMVTGWGKPGLPEWTLGYVYFPAALAIVVTSFPMARVGARLSHRLPSATLKRIFAVVLIVIGTELMLG; encoded by the coding sequence ATGACCCTGTTTTTGATCTGTGCCCTGATCGGGGTTTTCGCCGGCCTGTTGGGCGGCGCTCTGGGGCTTGGTGGTGGTGTGGTGATCGTGCCGCCGCTGATTTACCTTTATCACGCCATGGGCATCGACCCGCAGGTGGTGGCCCAACTGGCGGTGGGGACCTCGCTGTGCACCATCATCGTCACCTCGATCAGTTCCGTGCAGGCGCACCACCGTGCCGGCTTCGTGCGCTGGCCAGTGGCGTTTCGGCTCGGTGTCGGTATCGTGGTGGGGGCGCTGATCGGCGCGGTTATCGCCGACCAGCTGTCCGGACCGATGCTGACCCGGTTGTTCGGCGTGTTCGCGGTGCTGGTGGCGTTGCAGATGCTGCTCAGCGGCCGCCGCAAGCAGCAGCAGGGCGAGGAACGGGTGCCCGGCGGTGCCGGCCTTGCCGGGGCCGGCGGTGTGATCGGTACTATCTCCAGCCTGTTTGGTATCGGTGGCGGTTCGTTGACCGTCCCGTTTCTGTCCTGGTGCCGGCTGCCGATGCAAAATGCGGTGGCGATCTCCGCCGCCTGTGGACTGCCCATCGCGCTGGCCGGCACGCTGGGCTTCATGGTCACCGGTTGGGGCAAGCCGGGATTGCCGGAATGGACGCTGGGTTATGTGTATTTTCCGGCGGCGCTGGCCATCGTCGTCACCAGTTTCCCGATGGCCCGGGTGGGCGCGCGGCTCAGTCACCGCCTGCCCTCCGCCACCCTGAAGCGTATTTTCGCCGTGGTGCTGATCGTGATCGGCACTGAACTGATGCTTGGTTAG